aattatatatattttgtatctcCTTTGGTTTGATTCTAATTCATTTGAactaaattaaacaattaatggctcttactcttcttctgTGATAAACTTGGGTACTTTAACTTATGGTAGCTTCTCAACAAGGGAAATATGGACACTGCAACTGCATCTTGTGTAGTGACCAAGCCACTGACCAAAGAAGATCTGATTGCCTATTTTGCTTCTGGTTGCAAACCAAAGGAAATGTGGAGGTACGAGTATGatcatcatctcttctcttgCTTTAtcgaatttaattatttgcatctTTTGGAATATTGGGTATTCAGAATAGGTACAGAACATGAGAAATTCGGTTTCGAGATTAAGACCTTGCGCCCTATAGAATTTGAACAAATAACTGCACTCCTTAATGGTATAGCTGAGAGATATGATTGGGATAAGGTGATGGAGAATGAAAGAATCATTGGTCTGAAACAGGTAACTattttcttgatctcttctttttaaaaCACTAAATACAGATAAGAAATTTCATATGCTATTTTGTTTGGCAATGATTATTACATTTCAGGGAATAAAAAGCATATCACTAGAATATGGAGGCCAACTAGAGCTAAGTGGAGCACCTCTAGAGACTTTACACCAAGTCTGTGATGAGCTCAATTCACATCTTCACCAGGTGAAAAATGTTGCTGAAGAAATGGAAATTGGTTTCTTAGGACTTGGCTATGAACCCAAATGTAGTCTCGAGGATATACCCGTTGTGCCCAAGGTTCCTTCctttacaaacatatataagtaGTTCTCGTATTATTTAATGTATCGCACACCAGCAATTGtgggttttttttctaatgcgcaaagtatatattttttttttatgagcaGCAAAGGTTTTACTTTGTAGCAGACCACTTAGCCAAATCTAGCTCATCAGGACCTGACGTGTTTTTCAGAACGTGTACGGTTCAGGTCAATCTAGACTATAGCTCAGAAACCGATATGATCAGGAAGCTTCGGGCTAGTCTAGCTTTGCAACCTGTGAGATGCTTGATGCTACATTTTTTAATGCTAGTGGTTTTTGGACTCATACAAATATTTTGCttactttttttggttatatttctAATCAAACAGGTCGTGACTGCCATGTTTGCAAATTCCCCTTTTAGTAATGGAAAACCAAATGGGTTTGTAAGCGTGAGGAGGTTGGTTTCTACGTAACACGTTAGTatcttaataaaagaaatttccaCTTTCTGTGTCTCTCTCGCTCGTGTTCATTTTCTTAGATATAAGTTTCTTATCTATTGACATGTTTTAATTTGACagtcacatatatatagattccgATAAGAGCCGCACAGGGATGCTACCATTTGTTTTCGATGACTCATTCGGGTGAGTATAGAATTGTTTTAGTTCTTTCTAAAACTGTGATTGAACTTTTCCCTAAAACGTATGGTTAATCTTCATTGTGTTAATATATAGGTTTGAGCGGTATGTCGAATACGCACTCGATCTTCCAATGTTGTTCTTAATTCGAAACAAAATCTATCTCAACTGTGGAGGAATGACATTTCGGGTATACTACTATACATCTTTTTCCTacgaaaaaaaatcattaagttTTAACCCTTTGATATCTTCTTGAGTGAGATAATTATCTGAACATACTTCTTGACTTTTTCTAGGAATTCTTGTCCGGGAAAAATTCGCATCTCTCTAATGAACAACCTACCATTGACGACTGGGAAACTCATATAGGAACAATATGGCCAGAGGTTGATTACTTTGTTTCAACAGCACCATTCAGCTTCCTTGTTTCTTATTACGTCCAGAGTCATTTTTTATGATTATGTTTTGTAATAACACTAATAGGTCCGGTTAAAGAGATACTTGGAGATGAGAGGTGCTGATGTAGGTCCATTGGGGATGTTATATGCCCTACCAGCTTTTTGGGTAATTACATTatcttttaacaaatatataaaaattcttgTTTTCGTGGGTTTATTTTGGATTGTATTTGAATCTCAGGTGGGTTTGCTATACGATGAAAATTCTCTCCAAACTACTCTCAATATGATAGATGATTGGACTCTTGAAGAATTAGAGATGCTTAGGACACAAGTAAACTTTCAAGAGAgcaaatactttatttttttgtccaaTTTATCGAAATAATATCGTTTGATACCAATTCTCATCCGGTTACTATAGGTTCCTATCACTGGCCTAAAGACAATGTTTAGAGATAAGCCTTTGAAACATGTCGCAGAAGATGTCCTAAAGCTAGCAAAGGTATATGTGTGTCAGGTTTCTCCTTATAATGTGTAatatagacctttttttttgggttttaatgtTAGGgtaatatatacttattttttgatgaagttattttgttgttgttaggaTGGTTTGGAGCGTAGAGGTTACAATGAAACGGGTTACTTGGACGCTGTAGCCGAGGTGGTTAGAAcaggtaatttttttgtttctcggtCAACTGCAAATTTGCTAATTTTGTAGAAAGAACAGTTAATACTTTGTCTCAATTTACTGAAAAtaagctaattttttttgtgaaaacctACAGGGGTTACGCCTGCAGAGAAGCTCTTGGAATTGTACAATGGAGAATGGGGACAAAACGTAGATCATGTGTTCCGGGAACTGCAGTACTAGAAAATGAGCTATATATGACCACAATTGCGATGAAAGAACATTCAAAAGCTCAATTGGAGTCGATAgctaattatataaataaattctcAGGTCATTTGAAAAATTAACCGAAGTAGTGTAGATTCGGTTTGAATTCGGAATGCAATATTTCTCAGAAAACCGATCCGATTAACCCGAGTTCCGAATATACTGAACCGAATAAATTATCGGTCCAATTCGGTAAGATTTCTCAAAAACCGAATAAGTAACAAACCTAACAAATCAATCCGATTAAGCCGAACAAACCGAATGCCCAGAGCTAAATTAAACTTTTCGTtggtgtgtgtatgtgtgtgagGGGACAATGGTAATTTCAAtggaataaaatattattgtaattcacggaataaaaaatattgttgtgaacttgtgattgttaatttaaataaacattGTTATGAtgtagtttaatttatttttgaagtttCTTAAATCAAATGGTTAATCAAATGTATTAAAACTTTTCTGTCCGATTTGGGATTCTAATCCCAAATAATGCAGTTTCTTACAAGTTATGATGTAAAACTTATACGAAGTTAAGTTTTTCAGGCATAGTCGTCAGTTTATTGTTTCTATGTATTCTTACAAGGAGATCGAGTTTTTCCATCGTGGAGCATGTTGTATATGAAAATCTGTTCATCGTGGATTTATATGTTACGGAAAGTATCGCGTAAAGAttgttcatataaaaaaaaaagattgttcaTAGAATAGGATTATAAcaaatttatgtaatataatgtCATACATAGTAGTCACGCTATACTTTTATGTGTTTGAACTTTGATTAATGCTCATATAGTTCTGCCAAAGCTATTACATTTAGCGTGtctctaataaaaaatatataatttgtaacgTAGAGTGGAATTAAATGTGATACATAGCTCAGTTGTGGGCATACGGCATTTAGCTAGATTATGTAGATAGTCTCCTTTCCTGGCTATGTTCGTTTAGTCCGGATACATTCAGAACAtagtattaaattattaattttgtaatgacTCAGCAACATATCATCCCTCGAAGGATCTAAAGCAGCGATGCATGTCGGTCAAATGCGACATCGACACAGGgccatatatttttattacttgtattatactaattattttgataattattgtAATGCGTTGTTACTTGTTACTGTTTCCCCATTATCGATGCGGACCTAAAATTAATGCTAACGGAGGCCAAGTGTccttatttcttgttttttttttcctttttttattaaccACGTTTtgtctttatttctttttcctttttttattaaccACGTGGTGTCTTAATTAGGAAAGTTGATTAACAATTTGTGGGTAAAATCATCATAAAGGTTATCAACAGTAGATGAACACTGAACACAAAGCATATATACTTCCTCTGTCCTTCATAATATCCTTGGacattcgggtacccgttcgggttcgggtcagGTATTTCGAATTTTTGGATATATCGGTAAAGGGGTTCTAGACCCATTCGAGTATTTTTAGTATTCGAGTCGGGTTTGGGCAAACACCCATCgagttcggatcgggttcgggtatccGAATTCATTCCGAAATTAagtaaaccaaacacaatttcattcaataatcaGGAATTAGTGGCTTGACCATCGATGCTTCTCACCGGCCAAACACATAACACAcgagtttgttgtttttttttctcataccATTCCTATACTAATTGTTTTGACTGAAAATTTGAGATGAACgaagtttcttcttctaattgtCCTTcttctcaaattctttctaaattttattttaaaaaatgaaagttgtacatattaatatataaatattagaggttttaaaattaatcaaagaTATTAAAGTGGTAAAATGGTTAGGATAATACCCTATTAGATTCGGGTATTTTGTGTCTTTAAAAGATTGatgttctaaatatttttaatactaaaaatgtggaaaagtagaaaaatagagaaaatgtcataaaaataaatcacCACATATGCATGAgatgaccaaaaataaaattaaaaaaaa
The sequence above is a segment of the Camelina sativa cultivar DH55 chromosome 10, Cs, whole genome shotgun sequence genome. Coding sequences within it:
- the LOC104717993 gene encoding glutamate--cysteine ligase, chloroplastic-like, which encodes MDTATASCVVTKPLTKEDLIAYFASGCKPKEMWRIGTEHEKFGFEIKTLRPIEFEQITALLNGIAERYDWDKVMENERIIGLKQGIKSISLEYGGQLELSGAPLETLHQVCDELNSHLHQVKNVAEEMEIGFLGLGYEPKCSLEDIPVVPKQRFYFVADHLAKSSSSGPDVFFRTCTVQVNLDYSSETDMIRKLRASLALQPVVTAMFANSPFSNGKPNGFVSVRSHIYIDSDKSRTGMLPFVFDDSFGFERYVEYALDLPMLFLIRNKIYLNCGGMTFREFLSGKNSHLSNEQPTIDDWETHIGTIWPEVRLKRYLEMRGADVGPLGMLYALPAFWVGLLYDENSLQTTLNMIDDWTLEELEMLRTQVPITGLKTMFRDKPLKHVAEDVLKLAKDGLERRGYNETGYLDAVAEVVRTGVTPAEKLLELYNGEWGQNVDHVFRELQY